One stretch of Cohnella algarum DNA includes these proteins:
- a CDS encoding tautomerase family protein translates to MAQVKVYGIRERLGAVRETLSDIIHMCLTEAWGIPEQKRFQRFIGLDKADFIFPADRSEHYTIVEIMMFEGRSEEAKKNLIRLLYEGAGACGLTENDLEIVLIEMPRGNWGIRGKSGDELALSYAVDI, encoded by the coding sequence ATGGCTCAGGTAAAAGTATACGGTATTCGCGAACGGCTTGGAGCGGTAAGGGAAACGCTGTCGGACATTATCCATATGTGTCTGACGGAAGCGTGGGGAATTCCCGAACAAAAAAGATTTCAACGCTTCATCGGGTTGGACAAGGCGGATTTCATTTTTCCCGCCGACCGTTCCGAGCATTACACGATTGTAGAGATTATGATGTTCGAAGGTCGTTCGGAGGAAGCGAAAAAAAACCTGATCCGGCTGCTGTACGAAGGAGCGGGAGCGTGCGGGCTTACCGAGAACGATCTGGAAATCGTCCTCATCGAGATGCCCAGAGGCAATTGGGGCATTCGCGGAAAATCCGGAGACGAGCTCGCGCTTTCGTACGCGGTCGATATTTGA
- a CDS encoding EAL domain-containing protein — protein sequence MTTMENLITQQDFYHLFQPVLHLADRSVLGYEALIRCDAVRSPDLLFKAAAEQNKLFELDTLSVYSAIAAFFADKKRKESGEYLFLNVFPSSLADETFPHFIEKALRDYLVLADRIVFEINETVTEAESWDDANFIGNLRWLRESGFLVAFDDVGEGATTLRKIIEIAPDMIKLDRFFGRDLQVDAEKRKMLKLFAEYCKDNTLLILEGIEETEDLMQAQQLGVALGQGFLLSKPKRLADLYSTGVP from the coding sequence ATGACTACGATGGAAAATCTCATTACGCAGCAAGATTTTTATCACCTTTTTCAGCCGGTGCTGCATCTTGCCGACCGGTCCGTGCTCGGTTATGAGGCGCTCATCCGTTGCGACGCCGTTCGCTCGCCGGACCTGCTTTTCAAAGCGGCCGCGGAGCAAAACAAGCTGTTCGAGCTGGATACGCTGTCCGTATACAGCGCTATCGCCGCTTTCTTTGCCGACAAGAAGCGGAAGGAGTCCGGCGAGTACCTGTTTCTTAACGTCTTTCCGTCCTCGCTCGCGGACGAGACGTTCCCGCATTTTATCGAAAAGGCTTTGCGGGATTATCTGGTTCTGGCAGACCGGATCGTATTCGAAATCAACGAGACGGTGACGGAAGCGGAGAGCTGGGATGACGCGAACTTTATCGGCAACTTGCGTTGGCTCCGCGAATCCGGATTTCTTGTCGCATTCGACGATGTGGGGGAAGGAGCGACGACGCTCAGGAAAATTATCGAAATCGCCCCCGACATGATCAAGCTGGACCGGTTTTTCGGCAGGGATCTGCAGGTCGACGCGGAAAAACGCAAAATGTTGAAGTTGTTTGCGGAATATTGCAAGGACAACACGCTGCTTATCTTGGAGGGGATTGAAGAAACGGAAGACCTGATGCAGGCGCAGCAGTTGGGCGTCGCGTTGGGACAGGGATTTCTGTTGTCCAAGCCGAAGCGGCTGGCGGACCTCTACTCAACGGGCGTCCCTTAA
- a CDS encoding ribulokinase has product MSKKYAIGVDYGTQSGRAVLVDLSNGHEVADHVTPYPHGVIDEKLPGTGKALGHDWALQHPDDYMEVLRQSVPAVLRQSGVAADDVIGLGIDFTACTMLPIDEAGVPLCLKPEWQDNPHGWVKLWKHHAAQDEADRLNAIAAERGEKFLPRYGGKISSEWMIAKVWQILNEAPAVYEAADRFAEATDWVISQLTGKFVRNSCTAGYKSIWHKRDGYPSREFFKALDPRLELLTETKLRGEIVPLGTKAGEITPAMAELTGLRAGTAVAVGNVDAHAAVPGVGVTDEGKLVMAMGTSICHMLLGTKEVEVEGMCGVVEDGIIPGYMGYEAGQSAVGDIFEWFVEEAVPAYVKEAADKEGVGVHQWLTERAAAYKPGQSGLVALDWWNGNRSVLVDTNLTGVMVGYTLLTKPEEVYRALLEATAYGTRAIIDAFHGSGVPVREVYACGGLPQKNRLLMQIYADVTNREIKIADSKQTPAVGAAMFGAVAAGSAKGGYDSIVDAAKAMARVREETFKPIPENVAVYERLYREYRKLHDYFGRGENDVMKRLKALKDEVTPSAH; this is encoded by the coding sequence ATGAGCAAAAAATACGCGATAGGCGTCGATTACGGGACGCAGTCGGGACGCGCGGTGCTGGTGGATTTGAGCAACGGCCATGAGGTGGCCGACCATGTGACGCCGTATCCGCACGGCGTCATCGACGAAAAGCTGCCGGGAACGGGCAAGGCGCTCGGGCACGACTGGGCGCTGCAGCATCCGGACGATTATATGGAAGTGCTGCGGCAATCGGTTCCGGCCGTGCTGCGGCAATCCGGCGTCGCGGCGGACGACGTGATCGGCCTCGGCATCGATTTTACGGCGTGCACGATGCTGCCGATCGACGAGGCGGGCGTGCCGCTGTGTCTGAAGCCCGAGTGGCAAGACAATCCCCACGGCTGGGTCAAGCTGTGGAAGCACCATGCGGCGCAGGACGAGGCGGACCGGCTGAACGCGATCGCGGCGGAGCGCGGGGAAAAGTTTCTGCCCCGGTACGGCGGCAAAATTTCGTCCGAGTGGATGATTGCGAAAGTTTGGCAGATTTTGAACGAGGCGCCCGCCGTTTACGAAGCGGCCGACCGGTTCGCGGAAGCGACCGACTGGGTAATCTCGCAGCTGACCGGGAAGTTCGTTCGCAACAGCTGCACCGCCGGATACAAGTCGATCTGGCATAAGCGGGACGGCTACCCGAGCCGCGAGTTTTTCAAGGCGCTCGACCCGCGGCTCGAGCTGTTGACGGAAACGAAGCTGCGCGGGGAAATCGTGCCGCTCGGCACGAAGGCGGGCGAAATTACGCCGGCGATGGCGGAGCTGACGGGACTCAGGGCGGGAACGGCGGTCGCCGTCGGCAACGTCGACGCGCATGCCGCCGTGCCGGGGGTCGGCGTCACGGACGAAGGCAAGCTGGTGATGGCGATGGGGACGTCGATCTGCCATATGCTGCTCGGCACGAAGGAAGTCGAAGTGGAAGGCATGTGCGGCGTCGTCGAGGACGGCATCATCCCGGGGTATATGGGCTACGAAGCCGGACAGTCCGCGGTGGGCGATATTTTCGAATGGTTCGTCGAGGAAGCGGTGCCGGCGTACGTGAAGGAAGCGGCGGACAAGGAAGGCGTCGGCGTGCATCAATGGCTGACGGAACGGGCGGCCGCTTACAAGCCGGGCCAATCGGGCCTTGTGGCGCTCGACTGGTGGAACGGCAACCGGTCGGTGCTGGTCGACACAAACCTGACGGGCGTCATGGTCGGCTATACGCTGCTGACGAAGCCGGAGGAGGTTTACCGCGCGCTGCTGGAGGCGACGGCATACGGAACGCGGGCGATCATCGACGCGTTCCACGGGAGCGGCGTGCCGGTGCGCGAGGTGTACGCGTGCGGCGGCCTGCCGCAGAAAAACCGCCTCCTGATGCAAATTTACGCGGACGTGACGAACCGCGAGATCAAGATCGCGGACTCGAAGCAGACGCCGGCGGTCGGGGCGGCGATGTTCGGCGCGGTGGCGGCCGGCAGCGCGAAGGGCGGCTACGACAGCATCGTGGACGCGGCGAAAGCGATGGCGCGGGTACGGGAAGAGACGTTCAAGCCGATTCCGGAGAACGTCGCGGTGTACGAGCGGCTGTATCGGGAATACCGCAAGCTGCACGACTATTTCGGCCGCGGGGAAAACGACGTGATGAAGCGGCTGAAGGCGCTGAAGGACGAGGTTACGCCGTCGGCGCATTAA
- the araD gene encoding L-ribulose-5-phosphate 4-epimerase codes for MLEPLKESVCKANKALPGYGLVTFTWGNVSGFDRDSGLMVIKPSGVAYEDLTPEQMVVVDPDGNVVEGNLRPSSDTPTHLVLYREFPGIGGIVHTHSSWATIWSQAGQGIPALGTTHGDYFHGTIPCTRPMTAEEIKGEYERETGNVIVETFRGLDPKAVPGVLVYSHAPFAWGKHPMDALRNAVVLEEVAKMAYHTRQLNGGIPSMQQELLDKHYLRKHGASAYYGQPGKEDGR; via the coding sequence TTGCTGGAACCGTTGAAAGAAAGCGTTTGCAAAGCGAACAAGGCGCTGCCGGGGTACGGGCTTGTCACGTTTACATGGGGCAATGTCAGCGGCTTCGACCGCGACAGCGGCCTGATGGTCATCAAGCCGAGCGGGGTGGCTTACGAGGATCTGACGCCGGAGCAAATGGTCGTCGTCGATCCGGACGGCAACGTCGTGGAGGGCAATCTCCGCCCGTCCTCGGATACGCCGACGCACCTGGTGCTGTATCGAGAGTTTCCGGGGATCGGAGGCATCGTGCACACCCATTCGTCCTGGGCGACGATCTGGTCGCAGGCGGGCCAGGGCATTCCGGCGCTCGGGACGACGCACGGCGATTATTTTCACGGGACGATTCCCTGCACCCGGCCGATGACGGCGGAAGAAATCAAGGGCGAGTACGAGCGCGAGACGGGCAACGTCATCGTCGAGACGTTCCGGGGCCTCGATCCGAAAGCGGTTCCCGGCGTGCTCGTGTACAGCCACGCGCCGTTCGCGTGGGGCAAACATCCGATGGACGCGCTGCGCAACGCCGTCGTGCTGGAGGAAGTGGCCAAGATGGCCTACCATACCCGGCAGTTGAACGGCGGCATTCCCTCGATGCAGCAGGAGCTGCTCGACAAGCACTATTTGCGCAAGCACGGGGCGTCCGCTTATTACGGGCAGCCGGGCAAGGAGGACGGACGATGA
- a CDS encoding D-2-hydroxyacid dehydrogenase has protein sequence MRTLVGLSGFTPEQEERIRSAVPGWNVVFGKAKELDPGIFREAEVICGWAKEAEADLLRPDAKLRWVQAGSAGVDYLPLKALEQKGAVVTDASGVHPVPMAETAFAMMLAFGRKLHLAVRKQAERKWEPLGAYGELRGKTLGIVGAGAIGEETARIAQAFGMRVLGLRRSGRPAPYFDRMSGPEGLDDLLAESDYVVNILPHTERTVRLFDAGRFARMKPTACFINVGRGSAVDTAALTEALAEGRIAGAGLDVFEKEPLPDDHPLWSMDNVIITPHMGGLSERYKDRLAELFADNLLAYAASGRPARNIVDYGLMY, from the coding sequence ATGCGTACGCTCGTCGGCTTGTCCGGCTTTACGCCGGAGCAGGAGGAACGAATCCGAAGCGCCGTCCCGGGCTGGAACGTCGTTTTCGGCAAAGCGAAAGAGCTCGATCCCGGAATCTTTCGGGAAGCGGAAGTGATTTGCGGCTGGGCGAAAGAGGCGGAAGCGGACCTGCTTCGGCCGGATGCCAAGCTGCGCTGGGTGCAGGCGGGATCGGCCGGGGTCGATTATTTGCCGTTGAAGGCGCTTGAGCAAAAAGGCGCCGTCGTGACGGACGCCAGCGGCGTTCATCCCGTCCCGATGGCGGAAACGGCGTTCGCGATGATGCTGGCGTTCGGGCGCAAGCTGCATCTGGCCGTTCGGAAGCAGGCCGAGCGGAAATGGGAGCCGCTGGGCGCTTACGGCGAGCTGCGCGGCAAAACGCTCGGCATCGTCGGCGCGGGCGCGATCGGCGAAGAGACGGCGCGAATCGCGCAGGCGTTCGGCATGCGCGTGCTCGGGCTCCGGCGCTCGGGCCGGCCGGCCCCTTATTTCGATCGCATGTCCGGACCGGAAGGGCTGGATGACCTGCTCGCCGAAAGCGATTATGTCGTCAACATCCTCCCGCATACGGAGCGGACCGTCCGCCTGTTCGACGCCGGGCGTTTCGCCCGCATGAAGCCGACCGCCTGTTTCATCAACGTCGGCCGGGGGTCGGCCGTCGACACCGCCGCCTTGACGGAGGCGCTCGCCGAGGGCCGGATCGCCGGCGCCGGCCTGGACGTGTTCGAAAAGGAACCGCTGCCTGACGACCATCCGCTGTGGAGCATGGACAACGTCATCATAACTCCGCACATGGGCGGTTTGTCGGAACGGTACAAGGACCGGCTGGCGGAGCTGTTCGCCGACAACTTGCTGGCCTATGCGGCTTCGGGGCGTCCCGCCCGCAACATCGTCGACTACGGGCTGATGTACTAA
- a CDS encoding GGDEF domain-containing protein: MKVGEVMTRTIHSVSSGRSVLHASELMERFRIGSLLVVDAGTVTGILTSRDVRTTHPNRIVADAMTADPIGTVEDAFVWDALNLMAENGIERLLVRSKDGSPSGIVTRETLASRIAELTDPMTGLFRSDYLEAIALDLIARGQPFHFLFIDLNDFGVVNKRFGHPVGDDLICGFAGKLKSVFGEEDCLCRYAGDEFAVLSKRPPSFIRDAVGTLADGFSVGPAHVSASVGWLDAGAEPDLGKLTFRELVLRASLMSTERKTGKV, from the coding sequence ATGAAGGTCGGCGAAGTGATGACTCGCACGATTCATAGCGTGTCGTCCGGTCGAAGCGTGCTCCATGCCTCCGAACTGATGGAGAGGTTTCGCATCGGCTCCCTCCTCGTCGTCGATGCGGGAACGGTCACGGGCATCCTGACGTCGCGCGACGTGCGAACGACGCATCCGAACCGGATCGTTGCCGACGCGATGACTGCCGATCCGATCGGAACCGTCGAGGACGCCTTCGTTTGGGACGCTCTGAACTTGATGGCGGAGAACGGCATTGAGCGGCTGCTCGTCCGTTCGAAGGACGGATCCCCGTCCGGGATCGTCACCCGGGAGACGCTTGCTTCCCGGATTGCGGAGCTGACCGATCCGATGACCGGACTGTTCAGATCCGATTATCTCGAGGCGATTGCGTTGGATCTGATCGCGCGCGGCCAGCCGTTTCATTTTTTGTTCATCGATTTGAACGATTTCGGCGTCGTCAACAAGCGGTTCGGGCATCCGGTCGGGGATGACCTTATTTGCGGCTTCGCGGGGAAACTGAAATCCGTCTTCGGCGAAGAAGATTGTCTATGCCGGTATGCGGGAGACGAATTCGCGGTGCTTAGCAAACGTCCTCCTTCCTTCATTCGAGATGCCGTCGGGACGCTGGCGGACGGCTTCTCCGTCGGTCCGGCGCACGTATCGGCTTCGGTCGGATGGCTGGACGCCGGCGCGGAACCGGATCTCGGCAAGCTGACGTTTCGGGAACTCGTCCTGCGGGCCAGCCTGATGTCCACCGAGCGGAAGACGGGCAAAGTCTGA
- a CDS encoding helix-turn-helix transcriptional regulator codes for MPAEEEAAAPFPAPFDAAGCLSLPAWERQLGDWLLSLSSTCGVERPKEKNAMREIAKYIESNYNRELTLQEIAGHFYMSREYISRKFKQEFGENLSDFLGRVRIGKAKRLLLNPRLRIAEVANMVGYADEKYFSKVFKKLEGISPGQYRKG; via the coding sequence ATGCCGGCCGAGGAGGAAGCCGCGGCTCCGTTTCCCGCCCCGTTCGACGCCGCCGGCTGCCTGTCCTTGCCGGCATGGGAGCGCCAGCTCGGCGATTGGCTGCTTTCTCTTTCTTCGACTTGCGGCGTCGAGCGGCCGAAAGAGAAAAACGCGATGCGCGAAATCGCCAAATACATCGAGTCGAATTATAACCGGGAGTTGACGCTGCAGGAGATCGCCGGCCATTTTTACATGAGCCGGGAATACATTTCGCGGAAATTCAAACAGGAGTTCGGGGAGAATCTGTCCGATTTTCTCGGGCGGGTCCGGATCGGCAAAGCGAAGCGGCTGCTGCTCAATCCCCGCTTGCGGATTGCCGAGGTCGCGAACATGGTCGGCTATGCCGACGAGAAATATTTCAGCAAAGTGTTCAAAAAGCTGGAAGGAATCTCGCCCGGCCAATACCGCAAAGGTTGA
- a CDS encoding GntR family transcriptional regulator: MNSQSPKYMRLKEEIVSWIAGGRYRPGDKLPSENELSEQFGLSRQTVRQSIGELVQEGWLSREQGKGTFVARLSGERRNAGANRTVGLITTYISDYIFPSIVRGVESALKDRGYRLLLSSTDNRKDRERESLEMMLGQGVCGLIVEPTRSAEGNPNFDAYMALEYHGIPLLMINESYPDLDFPCVKLDDEAGGRLATEHLLELGHRRVAGFFKTDDLQGSRRLKGFLQAHRERRLAVEPGMLVRYETERKEERPQAALRELLAMPNRPTAIVCYNDQLAVALLDAVREAGLRVPEDLSIVGFDDSFLATATEIKLTTVAHPKAEMGKTAAGMLISMLEGESPPGGAANVFPPRLVVRQSTAAVPAET, translated from the coding sequence TTGAATTCGCAGTCTCCGAAATATATGCGGCTCAAAGAAGAGATCGTTTCCTGGATTGCCGGCGGGCGCTACCGTCCCGGAGACAAGCTGCCTTCGGAGAACGAGCTGTCCGAGCAGTTCGGGCTCAGCCGCCAAACGGTTCGCCAATCGATCGGGGAGCTTGTGCAGGAAGGCTGGCTGTCCCGCGAGCAAGGGAAAGGAACGTTCGTCGCCCGGCTGTCCGGAGAACGGAGAAACGCGGGCGCGAACCGGACGGTCGGCCTGATTACGACTTACATTTCGGATTATATCTTTCCGTCGATCGTCCGAGGGGTGGAAAGCGCCTTGAAGGATCGGGGCTACCGGCTGCTGCTGTCCAGCACGGACAACCGGAAGGACCGCGAGCGGGAAAGCCTGGAAATGATGCTCGGGCAAGGGGTGTGCGGGCTGATCGTCGAGCCGACGCGAAGCGCGGAGGGCAATCCGAATTTCGACGCCTACATGGCGCTCGAATATCACGGCATTCCTTTGCTGATGATCAACGAAAGCTATCCCGACCTCGATTTCCCTTGCGTCAAGCTCGACGACGAAGCGGGAGGAAGGCTTGCGACCGAGCATTTGCTGGAGCTCGGGCATCGCCGGGTGGCGGGATTTTTCAAAACGGACGATCTGCAGGGAAGCCGCCGGCTGAAGGGCTTTTTGCAGGCGCACCGCGAGCGCAGGCTGGCGGTCGAGCCCGGCATGCTCGTCCGTTACGAGACCGAGCGGAAGGAGGAGCGGCCGCAAGCGGCGCTGCGCGAGCTGCTGGCGATGCCGAACCGGCCGACGGCCATCGTTTGCTACAACGATCAGCTGGCCGTGGCGCTGCTCGACGCGGTGCGGGAAGCCGGCTTGCGCGTCCCCGAAGATTTGTCGATCGTCGGATTCGACGATTCGTTTTTGGCGACGGCGACGGAAATCAAGCTGACGACGGTGGCGCACCCGAAGGCGGAAATGGGGAAGACGGCGGCAGGCATGCTCATCTCGATGCTCGAAGGCGAATCGCCGCCCGGGGGAGCGGCGAACGTTTTTCCGCCCCGTCTCGTCGTCCGGCAGTCGACGGCCGCCGTTCCGGCCGAAACGTGA
- a CDS encoding HAD family hydrolase: MIKAVVFDFDGTILDTESVAYDAFCDIFSDHGQKLELERWALGIGTWGAYDPYEDLERLCGRPIDRPAVERLFNERFAAKSKEVELRPGVIATLEEAKRRDLRIGLATSSYRRSVEPHLREHGLLAYFDAIHTADEVEKVKPDPALYKLALASLGVRGNEAVAIEDSVNGLRAAKAAGMYGIAVPNPLTEGMDFSEADLKIASLAEQPLSDWIGRFG, from the coding sequence TTGATCAAGGCAGTCGTGTTCGATTTTGACGGAACGATATTGGATACCGAGTCGGTGGCGTACGACGCGTTTTGCGACATCTTCTCGGACCACGGCCAGAAGCTGGAGCTCGAACGCTGGGCGCTGGGAATCGGCACGTGGGGCGCCTACGACCCTTACGAGGATTTGGAGCGGCTTTGCGGCCGACCGATCGACCGCCCGGCCGTTGAACGTCTGTTCAACGAACGGTTCGCCGCCAAGTCCAAAGAAGTCGAGCTTCGGCCGGGCGTCATCGCGACGCTGGAAGAAGCGAAGCGGCGGGATTTGCGCATCGGTCTTGCGACGAGCTCTTACCGCCGCTCGGTCGAACCGCATCTGAGGGAGCACGGGCTGCTCGCTTATTTCGATGCGATCCATACGGCGGACGAGGTGGAAAAAGTCAAGCCCGACCCGGCGCTGTACAAGCTTGCGCTCGCATCGCTAGGCGTCCGCGGAAACGAAGCGGTCGCGATCGAAGATTCCGTCAACGGGCTGAGGGCGGCGAAGGCCGCCGGCATGTACGGCATCGCCGTGCCGAACCCGCTGACGGAAGGAATGGACTTTTCCGAAGCCGATCTGAAAATCGCTTCGCTTGCCGAGCAGCCGCTGTCCGATTGGATCGGCCGGTTCGGCTGA
- a CDS encoding extracellular solute-binding protein → MFEKWIRYVDLVFKYSQKDKLTTDYATQVANFASGKAAMIQQGNWIQGDIDKVAQLNLGMMPIPIDDGGKERIYTGPANFWIVNGKSEHPEEAKAFLNWLVSSETGKTYLVRDFKFIPALVTIPATEADIGQLGAAVSQQAKEAGGWHWGRYPDGVIQGWGAAMQEYQGGRIDKDQLFDKLDQAVKEIVRK, encoded by the coding sequence GTGTTCGAAAAATGGATCCGCTACGTCGATCTCGTGTTCAAGTACAGCCAGAAGGACAAGCTGACGACGGATTACGCGACGCAGGTCGCCAATTTCGCGTCCGGCAAGGCGGCGATGATTCAGCAGGGCAACTGGATTCAAGGCGACATCGACAAGGTGGCGCAACTGAACCTAGGCATGATGCCGATTCCGATCGACGACGGCGGCAAGGAGCGCATTTACACCGGTCCGGCGAATTTCTGGATCGTCAACGGCAAGTCCGAGCATCCGGAAGAAGCGAAAGCGTTCCTGAACTGGCTCGTCTCCTCCGAAACCGGCAAAACATATTTGGTTCGGGATTTCAAGTTCATCCCCGCGCTCGTCACGATTCCGGCGACGGAGGCCGACATCGGCCAGCTCGGCGCGGCGGTATCGCAGCAGGCCAAGGAAGCGGGCGGCTGGCATTGGGGGCGCTATCCGGACGGCGTCATCCAGGGCTGGGGAGCCGCGATGCAGGAATACCAGGGAGGCCGGATCGACAAGGATCAGCTGTTCGACAAGCTCGATCAGGCCGTGAAGGAAATCGTGCGGAAATAG
- a CDS encoding FAD-dependent oxidoreductase, with amino-acid sequence MPYGGSPPRDVGFKRRSSLYFASVEADVQKLRDEYELLDRHDFGVEWWDGNRIEREFPFRKPAAIVTHGDGEINPYFFVTALAEDAAAHGLVIHEHTPMLSVAGEKGKFVVETGSGTIETEHLIYAVGYTPEEAGNEWVKAKLTRSYVIATEPLPSLAGWHGRYLLWETARPYLYIRTTPDNRIIAGGLDEPIRRPVMTKSELGQRSRRLLAELKRLFPGWEKELAVAYEWCGTFGESEDGLPWLGEDPLRPGRYCALGYGGNGTVYSAIASRIILDSVLGRKGGSAAARAVRLDR; translated from the coding sequence GTGCCTTACGGCGGAAGCCCTCCCCGGGATGTCGGGTTCAAACGGAGATCGAGCCTGTATTTCGCCAGCGTCGAAGCCGACGTTCAAAAGCTCCGGGACGAATACGAGCTGCTCGACCGCCACGATTTCGGAGTCGAATGGTGGGACGGAAACCGCATCGAACGCGAATTCCCGTTCCGCAAACCCGCCGCGATCGTCACGCACGGCGACGGGGAAATCAACCCGTACTTTTTCGTCACCGCCTTGGCCGAAGACGCCGCCGCCCATGGGCTGGTCATTCACGAGCATACGCCGATGCTGTCCGTTGCCGGGGAGAAAGGAAAGTTCGTCGTCGAAACGGGCTCGGGCACGATCGAGACGGAGCATCTGATCTACGCGGTCGGGTATACTCCCGAAGAAGCCGGCAACGAGTGGGTCAAAGCGAAGCTGACCCGATCCTACGTCATCGCGACCGAGCCGCTGCCTTCCCTCGCCGGCTGGCACGGGCGCTATCTGCTGTGGGAGACGGCGCGGCCTTATTTGTACATTCGAACGACGCCGGACAATCGGATTATCGCCGGCGGACTGGACGAGCCGATTCGCAGGCCGGTTATGACGAAAAGCGAGCTCGGGCAGCGATCCCGGCGCTTGCTGGCCGAGCTGAAACGGCTGTTTCCCGGTTGGGAGAAGGAGCTCGCGGTCGCCTACGAGTGGTGCGGCACGTTCGGGGAATCCGAGGACGGCCTGCCCTGGCTGGGCGAGGATCCGCTGCGCCCGGGCCGCTACTGCGCGCTCGGATACGGCGGAAACGGCACCGTATACAGCGCCATCGCTTCGCGGATCATCCTCGATTCCGTGCTCGGAAGGAAGGGCGGTTCCGCCGCCGCCCGCGCCGTGCGGTTGGATCGATAA